A part of Perca fluviatilis chromosome 15, GENO_Pfluv_1.0, whole genome shotgun sequence genomic DNA contains:
- the micall2a gene encoding MICAL-like protein 2a, whose product MAAIKALEQWCKVQCDGYRDVAITNMTTSFKNGLAFCALIHKYRPDLIDYDSLKEEDVFENNRLAFQVAEEKLGIPALLDAEDMVALRVPDRLSILTYVSQYHNYFKGRPPMGGVKRPAEGSKEEPSEKKNLPVVAKTFVPKTAIENRLPSTLAAQTSPKLARAALQKEVLAGNSNKNGTLNSKCAACKSHVHLVQRHFVDGKLYHRSCFKCSECSSVLHSGGYKPGKNPDTYICNAHQNSCKSSSSEAGIKNGPASSAGRLNSASQTQPASRPSSSVLSAPLNIVLKPVSPTPPSQSWMASAHKTQTARQSFFQAAAPVTEASTGNRKPTEPSSVLGRLKVPLSPDDEKSRVRTTTGKKLAEENCNNNNKRLFTIRSAERLFGDKPSSADSPSLRKDKCSQGPAGNWAGQPSTSQTNNKEPPCLKAINKDNTRPTTVHTTAKDPVWGQLKLKPVKIEQGLKHAEAEAFTEQHKPGSMSATSSNVPISVTRSPMAPTPAVPPVSFALFDPEHFRVVSPQKPQLGSGNLGFKHGSHSPVKSPPRRPAVESISSSMTAPANHGKPPGAKKGKYLSPPNASRTEMRSPSVKSYHIPVEQIERDLNDIETNVVQLEKEGVELEKKLRSCEEATKPHIFFELVYIARTQELEQQQPGVEGELRRLLEKPDHLKSKEEQQREKKLMQRLMEIVDGRNAIVEGLDEDRLREVEEDQQLNEMMQNLGVKKAKSKRKSSISKLFKRRSKRRVE is encoded by the exons gCTTTTCAGGTCGCAGAGGAGAAGTTGGGAATTCCAGCTTTGTTAGATGCAGAAGACATGGTGGCTTTAAGGGTCCCAGACAGGCTGAGCATTCTTACCTACGTCTCCCAGTACCACAACTACTTCAAAGGACGGCCTCCCA TGGGAGGTGTAAAAAGGCCAGCAGAGGGCTCCAAGGAGGAGCCATCAGAGAAGAAAAATCTCCCAGTGGTTGCCAAAACCTTTGTGCCTAAAACTGCCATTGAGAATCGTTTACCTTCCACCCTCGCTGCTCAGACCTCCCCTAAGTTGGCTAGAGCTGCTCTTCAG AAGGAAGTTCTTGCGGGAAACTCCAACAAAAATGGAACTCTCAATAGCAAATGTGCTGCATGCAAGAGCCATGTTCATCTGGTTCAGAGGCATTTTGTGGATGGCAAGCTCTATCACAGAAGCTGTTTCAA ATGCAGTGAATGCTCCAGCGTGCTTCATTCAGGAGGCTACAAACCTGGGAAGAATCCAGACACTTATATCTGTAACGCCCACCAGAACAGCTGCAAATCATCCTCCTCCGAAGCTGGGATCAAAAACGGACCCGCGAGTTCAGCTGGGCGATTAAATAGTGCCAGCCAGACCCAGCCGGCATCACGCCCCTCTTCTTCTGTGCTGTCAGCCCCACTGAATATTGTCTTAAAGCCAGTCAGTCCCACTCCACCTTCCCAGTCCTGGATGGCCTCAGCCCATAAGACGCAGACGGCCAGGCAGAGTTTTTTCCAGGCTGCAGCGCCAGTCACAGAGGCCTCAACAGGTAACCGGAAGCCCACAGAGCCCTCAAGTGTTTTAGGAAGGCTAAAGGTCCCACTGAGTCCTGATGACGAGAAGAGCAGAGTCAGAACAACCACTGGAAAGAAATTGGCAGAGGAAAActgcaacaataacaacaaacgCCTGTTCACCATCCGATCAGCAGAGAGACT GTTTGGAGACAAGCCAAGTTCAGCTGACAGCCCCAGTTTGAGAAAAGATAAATGCAGCCAAGGCCCAGCAGGAAACTGGGCAGGACAGCCCTCCACCAGCCAGACAAACAATAAGGAACCGCCATGTCTGAAGGCCAtcaacaaagacaacacaaggccaACAACTGTACACACAACAGCCAAAG ATCCAGTCTGGGGACAATTGAAGCTCAAACCTGTGAAAATTGAGCAAGGTTTAAA ACATGCTGAAGCTGAAGCCTTTACTGAGCAACATAAGCCTGGATCCATGTCCGCGACTTCCTCTAATGTCCCCATCAGTGTAACAAGGTCTCCCATGGCTCCAACACCTGCAGTACCTCCTGTTAGTTTTGCTCTGTTTGATCCTGAACACTTCAGGGTAGTGTCTCCCCAGAAACCTCAGCTTGGTTCCGGAAACCTTG GTTTTAAACATGGGAGTCACTCGCCTGTGAAATCCCCACCCAGACGGCCAGCTGTGGAATCTATTAGCTCTTCGATGACTGCTCCAGCCAATCATGGAAAGCCGCCAG GTGCTAAAAAGGGAAAGTATTTGTCACCCCCCAACGCCTCCAGAACTGAAATGAGGTCACCCTCT GTGAAGTCTTATCATATTCCAGTGGAGCAGATTGAGAGGGACCTGAATGATATTGAGACAAACGTGGTTCAGTTAGAGAAGGAGGGTGTGGAGCTGGAAAAGAAACTCCGCAGCTGTGAGGAAG caacaaaacctCACATTTTTTTCGAGCTTGTATACAT AGCCAGGACTCAGGagctggagcagcagcagccaggtgTGGAGGGGGAACTTCGTAGGCTGCTGGAGAAACCAG ATCATTTAAAGTCCAAAGAGGAGCAACAGCGGGAGAAGAAGTTGATGCAGAGACTGATGGAGATTGTGGATGGCAGAAATGCTATAGTGGAGGGTCTGGATGAAGACAGGCTGAG ggaggtggaggaggatcaGCAGCTGAATGAAATGATGCAAAATCTTG GAGTAAAGAAAGCTAAAAGTAAGAGGAAATCTTCCATCTCGAAACTGTTCAAGCGAAGAAGTAAAAGACGAGTGGAATGA